A portion of the Hydractinia symbiolongicarpus strain clone_291-10 chromosome 10, HSymV2.1, whole genome shotgun sequence genome contains these proteins:
- the LOC130613207 gene encoding venom protein 302-like — protein MNIQSAYPFILFLVTLIHQTETLSCDCEKRFCRPIGVSECKGGVTKDTCGCCYTCAKIEGEECGGMWKIKGNCDKGLYCEKKRKDKGGYLPVEHSTGKCMLDPNSVERYDWNFWRDFFGKKREMKKKNSQ, from the exons ATGAATATACAAAGTGCATACCCGTTTATTTTGTTTCTCGTCACTTTAATTCACCAAACAGAAACGTTGTCATGTGACTGCGAAAAAAGGTTTTGCCGACCAATAGGAGTATCGGAATGCAaag GTGGGGTGACAAAAGACACTTGTGGTTGTTGTTACACATGTGCAAAGATCGAAGGTGAAGAATGCGGTGGTATGTGGAAGATAAAGGGCAATTGTGATAAAGGTTTATACTGtgagaagaaaagaaaagataaaGGAGGATATCTACCTGTTGAACACTCCACAGGAAAATGCATGTTAG atccTAACTCAGTCGAACGCTATGATTGGAATTTTTGGAGAGATTTTTTTGGAAAGAAAAGAGAAATGAAGAAGAAGAATAGCCAATAG
- the LOC130612894 gene encoding homeobox protein mab-5-like translates to MFLFDTNFYIREVSLALLSSLTLYPETSMDRNFSSKIFEACPMLHEELNVFDRRNTVNPNSMRIVYPWMVKHRKGKSKVNSLNINKEKIKTRTRKVFEQSTQLQLEMEFRSSSYLTSWKRQDLSEKLNLSERQVRVWF, encoded by the exons atgtttttgtttgataCTAATTTCTATATCCGTGAAGTTAGCCTTGCCCTGTTATCTTCCCTGACATTGTATCCG GAAACTAGTATGGATAGAAATttttcgtctaaaatatttgaagcatGTCCAATGCTGCACGAAGAACTCAATGTTTTTGATAGACGCAACACAGTGAATCCAAATAGTATGAGAATAGTATATCCATGGATGGTAAAGCATAGGAAag GTAAATCAAAGGTGAATTCTCTAAATATCAATaaagaaaagataaaaacaagaacaagaaaAGTCTTCGAACAATCTACTCAACTTCAACTCGAAATGGAGTTTCGTTCCTCATCATATTTAACGTCTTGGAAGCGGCAAGATTTGTCAGAAAAATTAAACTTAAGTGAACGCCAAGTGAGAGTGTGGTTTTAA